A genomic window from Chitinophaga pollutisoli includes:
- a CDS encoding EcsC family protein, which produces MHKAITVTIKQMVRGVLFGSSYSVPGKQVYASFAEMEEAVRKRIGFYRHTAAAEGGVTGAGGILLGLADFPILLSMKLKLLFDIATMYGFDVKDYRERLYILFIFQLAFSSQDHRRKVFGQMEDWDHRAGALPEKEESFDWRAFQQEYRDYLDIAKMAQLMPVIGAAVGVVVNYRLVTRLGETAMNAYRMRLLR; this is translated from the coding sequence GTGCACAAAGCGATTACGGTGACGATCAAACAGATGGTGCGCGGGGTGTTGTTCGGGTCGTCGTATTCGGTGCCGGGCAAGCAGGTGTATGCGTCGTTTGCGGAGATGGAAGAAGCGGTGCGGAAGCGGATTGGTTTTTACCGGCATACGGCTGCGGCGGAAGGCGGGGTGACGGGCGCGGGAGGGATCTTGCTGGGGCTGGCGGATTTCCCGATCCTGTTATCTATGAAATTGAAATTGCTGTTTGATATTGCAACGATGTACGGGTTTGATGTGAAGGATTACCGGGAGCGGTTGTACATCCTGTTTATTTTCCAACTGGCTTTCAGCAGCCAGGACCACCGGCGGAAGGTGTTTGGGCAAATGGAAGACTGGGACCACCGGGCGGGAGCGCTTCCGGAAAAGGAGGAGTCCTTTGACTGGAGGGCTTTCCAACAGGAATACCGCGACTACCTCGATATCGCGAAAATGGCCCAGCTGATGCCGGTGATCGGCGCTGCGGTGGGCGTTGTCGTCAACTACCGGCTCGTTACCCGCCTCGGTGAAACCGCCATGAACGCCTACCGGATGCGGCTGCTGCGGTGA
- a CDS encoding DUF4256 domain-containing protein produces the protein MATQSGKKKIPADQAEELLKTLKTRFEKNMRRHKGLDWQKVLERIESHPAKLWSLNEMEETGGEPDVIGFDKKSGEFIFCDCAPESPKGRRSTCYDYEALQSRKEHKPKTSAMDMAHEIGIEMLTEEQYRSLQELGEFDLKTSSWVKTPDDIRELGGAIFCDRRYNKVFMYHNGAESYYGARGFRGLLKV, from the coding sequence ATGGCAACCCAATCCGGCAAAAAGAAAATACCGGCCGATCAGGCGGAAGAATTGTTAAAAACGCTAAAAACGCGTTTCGAGAAAAATATGCGCAGGCATAAGGGGCTCGACTGGCAAAAGGTCCTGGAAAGGATCGAATCGCATCCTGCGAAGTTGTGGTCGCTCAACGAGATGGAGGAAACCGGTGGCGAGCCGGACGTAATTGGCTTCGATAAAAAGTCGGGCGAGTTTATATTCTGTGACTGCGCTCCGGAGAGTCCCAAAGGCCGGAGGAGCACCTGTTACGATTATGAGGCATTGCAGTCCAGGAAGGAGCACAAGCCTAAAACCAGCGCGATGGACATGGCGCATGAGATCGGCATTGAGATGTTGACGGAGGAGCAGTACCGGTCATTGCAGGAGCTCGGCGAATTCGACCTCAAAACATCCAGCTGGGTCAAGACTCCTGACGATATCCGCGAGCTGGGCGGCGCGATATTCTGCGACCGCCGGTACAACAAGGTATTCATGTACCACAACGGCGCCGAGTCGTATTACGGGGCGAGGGGGTTTAGGGGGCTGCTGAAAGTGTAG
- a CDS encoding MBL fold metallo-hydrolase, whose protein sequence is MSLYFTSLNSGSNGNCYYVGNSQEAVLVDAGISCRETERRMARLGLDMGKVKAIVVSHEHVDHIRGIPVLSKKYNLPVYITEATLRHSGMQLEGRAFSATEPIRIGALEIQPFVKYHDAADPHSFLISSGQARVGVFTDIGRPCGELARYFSMCHAAFLETNYDTDMLDKGRYPVFLKNRIRGGHGHLSNNEALEVFLRHRTRHLSHVLLSHLSQDNNDPDLVHSLFTRHSNGTQIVVAGRYAETPVFHINPTEVPEPVHLPITQLPAILPQPAASRKSSAQKNRPVQTSLF, encoded by the coding sequence ATGTCGCTATATTTCACATCGCTCAATTCGGGCAGCAACGGGAACTGTTATTACGTCGGCAACAGCCAGGAGGCAGTGCTGGTGGATGCGGGCATCTCGTGCCGGGAAACCGAGCGCCGCATGGCGCGGCTCGGATTGGATATGGGCAAGGTGAAGGCGATCGTGGTGTCTCACGAGCATGTGGACCACATCCGCGGGATACCGGTGCTCAGTAAAAAGTACAATCTCCCCGTATATATCACCGAGGCAACGCTGCGCCACAGCGGCATGCAGCTGGAAGGGCGGGCATTCAGCGCCACGGAGCCCATCCGCATCGGCGCGCTGGAAATCCAGCCGTTCGTGAAATACCATGACGCCGCCGATCCGCATAGTTTCCTTATCAGCTCCGGCCAGGCGCGCGTAGGCGTGTTTACCGACATCGGGCGGCCCTGCGGGGAGCTGGCGCGTTATTTCTCCATGTGCCACGCCGCCTTCCTCGAAACCAATTACGACACCGACATGCTCGACAAAGGGCGTTACCCTGTTTTCCTGAAAAACCGGATCAGGGGCGGCCACGGGCATCTTTCCAATAACGAGGCGCTGGAAGTGTTTCTCCGGCACCGCACGCGGCACCTCAGCCACGTATTGCTCTCGCACCTGTCGCAGGACAATAACGACCCCGACCTGGTGCATTCGCTCTTCACGCGGCATTCCAACGGCACGCAAATCGTGGTGGCAGGGCGATACGCCGAAACGCCGGTGTTCCACATCAACCCTACCGAAGTCCCGGAACCGGTGCATCTTCCCATCACCCAGCTTCCGGCCATCCTCCCCCAGCCTGCCGCCAGCCGCAAATCTTCCGCACAAAAAAACCGGCCTGTCCAGACATCGCTGTTCTGA
- a CDS encoding LacI family DNA-binding transcriptional regulator, producing MKRGVTIKDIARKLNMSVSTVSKALNNDATISSLTSERVKALARELNYVPNEAARHFKLNRTFTLGLIVPDILDQYYAFAANGVEAAAEEKGYHVMLAQSREDEQKEERIIDLMIRNRVDGVVAAISKTRTDMAPYQKLLSIGIPVVCIGREPSTPEFDFVSSDNMEGGRLATDFLIRQGHRHIAHLRGPEEMRTGRARYEGYRLALEQHGIPLREELVEVVDFTRENTEAALARMLALETPPTAVFAFKNYVALDGIAYLKKYHPALLDTFRFTGFGNLPILGYLDHKPAASIEEGSREMGLEAAMQLFSRISESEGEGQLARSIQLPCRLVVHV from the coding sequence ATGAAAAGGGGAGTAACGATAAAAGATATTGCGCGGAAATTGAATATGTCGGTATCGACGGTTTCGAAAGCGTTGAATAATGATGCTACCATCAGTTCGTTGACAAGCGAGCGGGTGAAGGCTTTGGCGCGGGAACTGAACTATGTTCCCAACGAAGCGGCGCGGCATTTCAAGTTGAACCGTACGTTTACGTTGGGGCTGATCGTGCCTGATATTCTCGACCAGTATTATGCTTTTGCGGCTAATGGCGTGGAAGCGGCGGCGGAGGAGAAGGGGTATCATGTGATGTTGGCGCAATCGCGGGAAGACGAGCAGAAGGAAGAGCGCATCATCGACCTGATGATCCGCAACCGGGTGGATGGCGTGGTGGCGGCGATTTCGAAGACGCGGACAGACATGGCGCCTTATCAGAAGTTACTGTCGATCGGGATTCCGGTGGTGTGTATCGGCCGGGAGCCATCGACGCCGGAATTCGATTTTGTTTCGAGCGATAATATGGAAGGCGGGCGACTGGCAACGGATTTTCTGATCCGGCAGGGGCATCGCCACATCGCGCATTTGCGCGGGCCCGAGGAAATGCGGACGGGCAGGGCGCGGTATGAAGGGTACCGGCTGGCATTGGAGCAGCACGGGATTCCGTTGCGGGAGGAGCTGGTGGAAGTGGTGGATTTTACGCGGGAGAATACGGAAGCGGCGCTGGCCAGGATGCTGGCATTGGAAACGCCACCCACGGCTGTTTTTGCGTTTAAGAATTATGTGGCGCTGGATGGGATCGCGTATCTGAAGAAGTATCATCCGGCGTTGCTGGATACGTTCCGGTTTACAGGGTTCGGGAATTTGCCCATCCTCGGTTACCTGGATCATAAACCGGCGGCCTCGATCGAGGAGGGCTCCCGGGAGATGGGGCTGGAAGCGGCCATGCAGCTGTTTTCCCGGATCAGCGAAAGTGAAGGAGAGGGGCAATTGGCCCGGAGCATTCAGTTGCCCTGCAGGCTGGTGGTGCATGTGTGA
- a CDS encoding DNA topoisomerase 3: MKVCIAEKPSVARDIAEVLGAKTRKDGYYEGNGFQVTWTFGHFCTLKEPHDYSPHWKYWSLSDLPIIPSQFGIKLIENNGVEKQFRVIESLIQQCEEVINCGDAGQEGELIQRWVLLKARCAAPVKRLWISSLTEEAIRNGFQSLKDAAQYDNLYAAGSARAIGDWLLGMNATRLFTKKFAQGKAVLSIGRVQTPTLAMIVARQKEINAFVSAEYWELKTIYKKVEFTAAIDRIVIVERAEKGLAYLKEHPFEITSFEKKEGKEGNPRLFDLTALQVEANKKYAYSADDTLRYIQSLYEKKLVTYPRVDTTYLSEDLHPKIAGILKDMTPYANLIAPLLEKPIPKLKSVFDDKKVTDHHAIIPTGMYPENLHLDEKRIYDLVARRFIAAFYPECKISNTTVLGKVGQVEFKATGKQILEPGWKEVYANDAPAARDGDKENDEPAEEGEKILPVFEVGESGPHEPRIHKGKTSPPKPYTEATLLRAMETAGKQVDNEEMRELLKDNGIGRPSTRANIIETLFRRKYIEKKKKNIFATQTGIDLIDTIENELLKSPELTGAWERKLRLMEKGEYAMEAFRQELTEMVIALIRDVKNNTGRSISFAPDKPAEKEKKEKDAAPPKPKAPKKAADPTAATCPKCKAHPVKKGNTAYGCANFAVCGFKVPFEAFGKKLSDKQLEDLLSKGKTGKIKGLVTPNGEKDGRLAFDDLFNLTIQTS; encoded by the coding sequence ATGAAAGTCTGTATAGCGGAAAAACCGAGCGTTGCGCGCGACATTGCAGAAGTGCTGGGCGCCAAAACCCGGAAAGATGGGTATTATGAAGGGAACGGGTTCCAGGTCACCTGGACCTTCGGGCACTTCTGTACCCTCAAAGAACCGCACGACTATTCCCCCCACTGGAAATACTGGTCCCTGTCCGACCTGCCCATCATCCCATCCCAGTTCGGCATCAAGCTGATCGAGAACAACGGGGTGGAAAAACAATTCCGCGTCATCGAAAGCCTCATACAGCAATGCGAGGAAGTCATCAACTGCGGTGACGCCGGCCAGGAAGGCGAGCTCATCCAGCGCTGGGTGCTCCTGAAAGCCCGCTGCGCCGCGCCGGTCAAACGCCTTTGGATCTCTTCCCTCACCGAAGAAGCCATCCGCAACGGCTTTCAATCCCTTAAAGACGCCGCCCAATACGATAACCTCTACGCCGCCGGCAGCGCGCGCGCCATCGGCGACTGGCTGCTCGGCATGAACGCCACGCGCCTCTTCACCAAAAAGTTTGCGCAAGGCAAAGCCGTACTCTCCATCGGCCGCGTCCAGACGCCTACGCTCGCCATGATCGTGGCCCGCCAAAAGGAAATCAACGCCTTCGTTTCCGCCGAATACTGGGAACTGAAAACCATCTATAAAAAAGTCGAATTCACCGCCGCCATCGACCGTATCGTAATCGTGGAACGCGCTGAAAAAGGGCTCGCCTACCTCAAGGAACATCCCTTCGAAATCACTTCCTTCGAGAAAAAGGAAGGCAAAGAAGGCAATCCCCGCCTGTTCGACCTCACCGCCCTGCAGGTGGAAGCCAACAAAAAATACGCCTATTCGGCAGACGATACCCTGCGCTATATCCAGAGCCTCTACGAGAAAAAACTGGTGACTTATCCCAGGGTAGACACCACTTACCTTTCCGAAGACCTCCATCCCAAAATCGCCGGCATCCTTAAAGACATGACGCCCTACGCGAACCTCATCGCGCCACTGCTTGAAAAGCCGATCCCGAAACTCAAATCCGTTTTCGACGATAAAAAAGTGACAGACCACCATGCCATCATCCCCACCGGCATGTACCCCGAAAACCTGCACCTCGACGAAAAGCGGATCTACGACCTCGTGGCACGCCGATTTATCGCCGCCTTCTATCCGGAATGTAAAATTTCCAATACCACCGTGCTCGGGAAAGTAGGCCAGGTGGAATTCAAAGCCACCGGCAAGCAAATCCTCGAACCCGGCTGGAAGGAAGTATACGCCAACGACGCGCCCGCCGCCAGGGACGGCGACAAGGAAAATGACGAACCCGCCGAGGAAGGGGAAAAAATCCTCCCGGTGTTCGAGGTAGGCGAAAGCGGCCCGCACGAGCCCCGCATCCACAAAGGCAAAACCTCGCCACCGAAACCCTACACCGAGGCCACGCTGCTGCGCGCCATGGAAACCGCCGGCAAACAGGTCGACAACGAGGAAATGCGCGAACTGCTGAAGGATAACGGCATCGGCCGCCCCTCCACCCGCGCCAATATCATCGAAACGCTCTTCCGCCGCAAATACATCGAAAAGAAGAAGAAGAACATCTTCGCCACCCAAACCGGCATCGACCTCATCGATACGATCGAAAACGAACTGCTCAAAAGCCCCGAGCTCACCGGCGCCTGGGAGCGAAAGCTGCGCCTCATGGAGAAGGGGGAATACGCGATGGAAGCCTTCCGCCAGGAGCTCACCGAAATGGTGATCGCCCTCATCCGCGACGTGAAGAACAATACCGGCCGCTCCATTTCCTTTGCACCCGACAAGCCCGCCGAAAAAGAGAAAAAGGAAAAGGACGCCGCGCCGCCCAAACCGAAAGCGCCCAAAAAAGCCGCCGATCCCACCGCCGCCACTTGCCCCAAATGCAAAGCCCACCCCGTCAAAAAAGGGAATACGGCTTACGGTTGCGCCAACTTCGCCGTCTGCGGGTTCAAGGTGCCCTTCGAGGCGTTCGGGAAAAAATTGAGCGACAAACAACTCGAAGACCTCCTCTCAAAAGGCAAGACCGGCAAAATCAAAGGCCTCGTTACGCCCAATGGTGAAAAAGATGGCCGCCTGGCGTTCGATGACCTGTTCAACCTCACGATCCAGACTTCCTGA